Proteins encoded within one genomic window of Pseudanabaena sp. BC1403:
- a CDS encoding DUF1257 domain-containing protein — translation MSHFSTLRTKITDAEVLKSSLRDLGISVNTEADVRGYNSQRIRADIVATLEGDYDLGWSRNADGSFDLIADLWGVAKKHNQTELINSINQKYAVNKALTEVKRPGLSNANVKLVLQ, via the coding sequence ATGTCTCATTTCAGCACTCTTCGCACAAAAATTACTGATGCCGAAGTCCTCAAGTCGTCTTTGCGCGATCTGGGTATCAGTGTTAACACTGAAGCCGATGTTCGTGGATACAATAGCCAACGCATTCGTGCTGACATCGTGGCAACTCTAGAAGGTGATTATGATTTGGGCTGGTCGCGCAATGCCGACGGTTCGTTTGATCTAATTGCTGATCTCTGGGGTGTTGCTAAGAAGCACAATCAGACTGAGTTGATCAACTCGATTAACCAGAAGTATGCTGTGAACAAGGCTTTGACTGAAGTGAAACGTCCTGGTCTAAGCAATGCCAATGTCAAACTCGTTTTGCAGTAA
- a CDS encoding Uma2 family endonuclease gives MIVAIKPKQQWQQATWDDYVALRDDDKSDRCKLFFDNQHLWVEMGAEGINHAKFGDLFPMIIAFWAIKFPDIKLSTFGGCQMERKGKRAVAPDIVLYVGDDAPTWKTGQSRFIDLEQWRSPDLVGEISDTTLAIDLDEKKRLYANLGISEYWVIDVRAYRIFAFRLDEEGIYEERAVSKVLPNLAISLLEKTMELLDTKTNTEAAIWFSQQIQDL, from the coding sequence ATGATTGTGGCAATAAAACCTAAACAACAGTGGCAGCAAGCAACTTGGGATGATTATGTGGCGCTGCGTGATGATGATAAAAGCGATCGCTGTAAATTATTTTTTGATAATCAACATTTGTGGGTAGAAATGGGTGCAGAAGGAATTAATCACGCTAAATTTGGCGATTTGTTTCCCATGATTATCGCTTTTTGGGCAATAAAATTTCCTGACATCAAATTAAGTACCTTTGGTGGATGCCAGATGGAAAGAAAAGGCAAGCGGGCTGTAGCTCCCGATATTGTTTTGTATGTTGGTGATGATGCGCCAACTTGGAAAACTGGACAGTCAAGATTTATTGATTTAGAACAGTGGCGATCGCCTGATCTTGTTGGTGAAATTTCGGATACGACTTTGGCGATCGATTTAGATGAAAAAAAGCGGCTCTACGCAAATTTGGGAATATCTGAATACTGGGTAATTGATGTGAGAGCTTATCGAATATTTGCATTTAGATTAGATGAAGAAGGGATTTATGAGGAGCGTGCGGTCTCTAAAGTCTTGCCAAATTTGGCGATCTCTTTATTGGAGAAAACGATGGAATTACTAGATACAAAAACTAATACTGAAGCAGCAATCTGGTTTTCACAGCAAATCCAAGATTTATGA